Genomic window (Aquila chrysaetos chrysaetos chromosome 14, bAquChr1.4, whole genome shotgun sequence):
ATAAAGGAGGTAAATGAGATAAATAACATTCAAAAATCCTTTGATTTACATCCTTAAAAAGTTCCCCCGCGTTTTTACATTGGGAGGGTACTGTCAATCCAGAATTTCTTATGTCATAAATCATTAGTATTATGTATGacatttttaatcacatttatTGTTGGGATGGTTGTAAACTACTTATCAAAAGGCGAGATAGTACCAGCGTTGCTTCTCTACTTGTTACTGTTTGGAGAAAGACAACGTGATACTGAGTCAGACCAAAGATCATCTAGCTGGTATCCTGTCCTAAGTGGTAGTCAGTAGCAGGTGCCTTGAGGAGAGGATGAGAACAACGCAAAAGTATAGTGATACCTCCCCAAAATACTTCTTCCAGCCTTTAATGATTCACAGCTCAAGAGACCTAGAGCTGGGGTCATGGTGTTTTAACAGGCCCTCATGGATTTTCCTTCTATGAAGTATCCTTGTTGGTTGAGTCCATGCAAAGCTTTAGTATCCATAGTTATCTTTAATGATGCTATGGTTATAGTCAAAATATTCAGGAATCAAGACATACCTGAAACAAGTTTACCTAATCTTAATTTGAGCTCCTTTTGCATATTATCATTTTAGATCactttttctgtacagaaatCGTATTTGATTAGTGCTTGTGATAAATACTGCTTGGTGATTCAACCAGTGTTGCTTAGTGCCGGAAGGCTTTGTGTTAAATGTGAGTGTAGCAAATTGCACACTCAgctaaaggaaaagagaaatgagaattgGCTTTGCTTGTTCCTATATGGTGATGAGCAAGTGATTTAAACTCAAATATGCGTACGTAGCTCCTGTTTGCTGATGGCTTTGCTTGCACCTGCCTGTAAGTGCTGTCGGTGATGACAGAAGCTGTGAAAACCAAGCATTTGTGCCATTTAAAGTGTGACCTGCTCCCCACCTACCCCCCTGCCCCAATAAAAATACCCAGAAGCTGCACCCTGAGCCTGTGTAGTCTGTTGAGAATGATATGGTAAAGAAATGCATTCTCATGTAAGAGCAAATGTAATTTGGTACTGTCTTTGTGGAAGTGAGTTAAATGAAAGTCGCATGGGCAGCAATTGATGTTGCCTATGTTGTTATAATGTTGCCTAAGCTTTGAGAATGTAGTTTTGAAAGCATAGTATTgctttcggggggggggggggggggggggtggataTATCAACTCTACACAAACTGCAGatgcatctttttcttcaaGAATGTGTACATCAGGGAGTGTTATGTGCAACCTACTGGTTGAAATCTTGAACCTTCTTCAAGCCAATTGAAATCCTGTTGTACCTAAATTTCATCTCTTAAAATCTTTGATGTAAGTTTATAGCAAATAGCAGCCTTCAGTACTTAACGTGCTTAAGGACAAGGTGTTAGTCATCTCTTTTCCCTAAAGCTGCCAGTGAGTAGTACAAGTGCCTTCTAAGTGAAGGGAGAGGCACCATTGGCACCATTTCTGATTTGACTTTGGTTAAAAGGAGTACATTATCTGAACTACTACAGACAATATTGTGTGAACATAGTATTAAAATTTTGCCAATCGTGAATGTACGTGTTTAACTGCAGTCACAACTATAGAACACTTGAATTGTCTGTAGATCACATTTGCTTCGTTTTTTGATGTTGCAGTAAAAAAAGTCAGGTGTTGATTATACATGTGTCAGAATATTTGAAATTCAGTGTAAGCACTTTGATAAACACTGAACTGCATGCAGtaaaatcagtaattttttgttaaaaaaactgTTATGGCACAGGACTGTATAAAGCTGCTAAATGCATATTTGATTTAATCCTCTTTAAAGTGGTTAGCATATATTAATTATACTTCAAAGTGAAACTAACTGAAAAATGATCATCAGGAGGAGTAAAACTAATTCTTAATTTAAATGCTAGCTCGAAACTCAGTGTTGAATATAACTTGGTTATGGAATCTGCCATTTTCAAGCCACAGAAACAGTTTTTGTCTTGGAAATGTAACTGGTTTTGTTGGCAGATGAATGCAACAAAACTTTTATAAGCTTCCCAGTAGTTTTCCAGGAGCCATAATCAGTAATGAGACTCCATTTGTAGCTgttaaaacacacaaagaagCAACAATTCCTGCTTTAAGATATGTGTAGTCAAAGTCTGTCATACTGGTTATAATAAATAGTGTGGAGAAATAGGGAAGGTAGACTGGTAGAACAGCAAAAAGGGTATGGAGTTAATGTACGTCGCCACAAACCTGAGTTaaattttttaagaacttgCATAAATGGCCTTAGTGTCCTTAGGGTCTGGCaatttattttagtattctGTATGAATATTCTAACATTTATGTTTGCCTGAGCAGCACTGATGTATTTATTGTCATTCAGTCTCTATCCTGAGAACAGAACCTGATATAAAATGGTGGGAGTTAATCCCACAAGCCTATTCTGTCCTTCAACGATGTCCACATCCAGCGAAGTATTGCACTAAGCAGAAGCATGCTTTTGGCTCATATCGGAGTTCTTGGTCTTCCCTTCTGACTCTTGAGAAATCCCAGGAATTTCAGCCATGCCTGGCATCGCAGATTGTGACTCCACAAATTGCGTTTGTCTTCTGTGAGGGATTTTGCTGATTATTGCAGTTCACCCACCTACCAGCAGGATCACGACCTTTGCAGTATTGCAAATTAGAGCCTTGAACGATGGATCAAAGGGGCAGAGGGAGATCAAGTGCTTGCTGCCTTGGCTAGTAGAAGACTGGTGTGTAGCAGATGTAAAGCTAGCAGGAGGCGgtttcaaagtaaataaaaagaggTGGTTCTGCACTCAGAATGTAATTGAGCTATTGAATTCCTTGCCAGAAGATGTGGATGTGAAGGTGGTATTTGCTAAAGGCTTACATGACCTTAGAGGAGACCAAAGAggtatgtgaaaaaaaaaatccaccaaaggGTACTAAAGACTGAGAAGATATCTGATTTAAGAGACCTCAAGCCACAAAAGCCTGGTGGACACTGGGATACATACCCAGTAGGAGAATCATACATATCTGCTCTGCCCTTAGGCTTCTTGATGGATATCTGGTTTTGGCCACTTTACTGGAGTCACAATGCTGAGCAAAGCAGACATTTAGCCTGATCCAGTCCTATTACTCTCAGGCTCTGCTTCGTTTTTTccccgatttttttttttttttttttcccagtcctgTACTGTTGTTACACAGCCTGCATCAGGGATAGTTGAAGTTTCTCCTTTTTAACCATAGGAGTAACTTTTGAGGGGGAAGGCAATGGAAGCAAAAGCAAGAGCAGCTGTTCTGAGGTTGTGTGTTACCTCTGCCTTGGCTAACCGCAGCTGCGAGAGCACTGGAGGCTGCAGCACAGTGGGACCCGAGCTTTCTGTATGCTTGAGTCTGGAAACAGTCTAGCAGAGCTCATTTGGTGCTCTTCCTGAGCTATAAGGCTTTTGCAGCCCCAGCATCTTGCCGACAGCTGTGGTTATAGCGGAGCAGGAACAGCGTGTAGTTCTGCTACAGCATATTGTCTTACTCATGTAGGTTGTCTTAGGGATTTCTGCACTGTGCTCTGTGGGCAAACCCTGAAATCATCATCTGTGCATGGCAGAAAAGTCTTATAGAGGTAGACTTTTATTATCACGTGAGAAGGCATAAAATAGCCTACATGTTAGATTTCTGCCCTGTTGGGAAAGAACATtatttgctgttcattttagACAATGTGTTGGAAATATCACAAGACCTGGCAATGCTGCAGGCCTTAGATAAAGTTAGTATTGATAGGACTCCTAACCTGAGAGTACCTTTTTCTCTGTTAAGCTGATTCTTATCAGCCTGGCTTGCAGGACCTTTAATTTGTCTCCTCAGAGATTACCAGTTTCAGCATTGAGAAAATGTACTGCTTTATCCCTAATACTTGCTAAAGGCTTTATTTAAGTCGTAGAGAGGCAATAAATGACTGGGTTTGGTGTTACAGTTGCTtattctgtttacattttttgatGCTTAGCCTGTTCATTGCTAGTttgtttgcttaattttttcttcctaattgaGAGAGTCTGTACCCACCTctgacctgttttttttttattcatctgtTCACTATGGTACAAAATCAAGAACTTCCTTTGAGATAACAAGCAGCTTtctgtggagctgcagcagtAGATTTGTAGCTCAAGGTTTTCCAttaacaaattttttaaaaagtgaatctCTCCATTCCTCTGACTTCTGctgcaaaaaagcaaattgcCTTTCTGAAACATGACATATGAAAAgccaaaagagaaattttttttttggtgtttgtttttttgttttttttttttttttttaatttagtaatttCAGGATAATTAGACGTTACTTGTGTTGTACAGCCTCAGTGTTGCACTGTGTTGGCATCCTCTCCATAAACCCAAGGCCTCCAGGTGACAGTCACTGACGCGGAGTCCCTCGGCCCTCCTCTTCATCTCCTACTGCTCAGGTATTGTAGGCTTTCTCACCACACTGCTCCCTCCTCACCCTCACTGCTcagggagcccagcactgcGAGCTTCCCTGAGCATCAGGCCCATGGCTCTAACAAGCCCCTTGGACCTCATCTTCCTGGGGTGTTTCCCTAGCAAGCAGCCTTGGGCTTTTAAATCTGAATTCTCATCTCCTTGGTGTGCTCCTGCAGCTTATGAAGTGCCATCCCCTTACACACAGGACGCCGAATCTCCCTTCAGGAGATGTGAGCAAGAAAACCTGCCAACTCCTTTTGGCCAGGCTTTCCATACCTGGAACAAAGCTGCTGTTGAGAGCTTGGGATGAGGTGCtgtcaaaggcaaaaaagatgTAGCCTGGAAAAGCGTAGTGATGTAGTTTTCAGGTAACTTGAACTTGGGGTGGGACTAGTGGAATCCCTCTTTAATGTCTGGAAAGATTGTGGGTTTGGTGAACTCTATAAACTGAGGTTGTAGCCGCAAAAGTCACGACACCAGTAAACGAGGCAATGCTATAGTCATTTTTGGCATTATCAGGAGAAGTTTACAGACCTTCAGAATGGCTTGACTTTTAACAGTCACCTTTTAACTGCTTGGTTTTGAAACCTTAACATGTTGAACTTGCATGTCATCATGCCTAACAGGGTTTTAAATGAGTAGCTGCTGTTTACAGCTATAATTACTATACCAGTTTTGTGAACgtttttgtttctgaagcagcagaacggtattcttttctgaagcttaaaatgaacaaacattGTGTTAAATGATAATGGCAATGATGTTAAACTGTTACCAGCGcagacagaaacagctttttggGAGACTGTTGCTTTAGCTGCGTGTGGTACTCCTACTACACacatttttaggaaaagaaatcaacTGTCTAGTTCTATAGGATATTATgcaatttctttcagaaagaaaggcaactgtgctttctttttctgagtgCTTGCTCATCCACATTCCTCAGGTATCATCATACATCTCCCTCCTACCTTCCCCAGTCCTTGTCGCGCTTCTCGTTTTCTGGCATTTTATTGTGAATGATGATGACTTATAGAGGCGGTGTTTTGAGAGAATGTTCTGTGTGATATACTTGTGCATAGGACTTACAGAATGTCTGtttcaaaagtaattaaaaaccaTAATGTTAATTTTCTGATCTTAAATTTCCTGTGCCTTATtgattgcttttgtttcaaCCTAGTAAATTATGCAAACCTATCtctccaaatgaaaatacttttatttttttaactagtaGTCGCTTTCCTGTCAATCTAAGAATTTCTGCCCTGTGTTGCAGGACAGGAGACAAAATTAGGGTTAGACAATACTTATCTAGCAAAGATGAAATAATTCTAgcctaagaaaatatttattttgttatagACCCAAGTTAACTCGTCCCCTTCATCCCCAATCCTGATTCATTAGTCAACAGAATTAGGGCAACGTGACCCTTCTATGCAAATAAATTCATGGATGAGGCACTGCTGTTATTAAATTGTGATATTTGTTGCCTGCCCTTATTCTACTTGTATACTAATGGGGAGACAAGGAggaagttaattttcttaagcTGTTCCCATCTTACTGAATGGAAACCTTGTAATGATTTTAAGTAAGAGGTGAAAATAACAATGCCACTGATTGGTGCAAATAATGgtgtaaatttttttcccctttaggatctaaagaaatattaattactgTAGAAAAGAAGTGACAGATTGCCACGTACACAGGTGTAATAGGTACAAATGcaaaaacacaattaaaaataaggcaTGAGTCAATATGTCGAAATGTCAATAGTGCAATTATGGTGCTGTGAAACACTGGTCAGTGGGTGAGCAGGTACCGAAGGTGCGGAGTTGGAGCTGTAATTTGACGTTGTTGCCCAGCCTGCGTGTTTCACAACATCAAGGCTACCTCCAAGAAACCACATCTGGCTCTGGAAGTCATTGGGCAGTAAGTGGCTGGAGACTGAGAGGATACTTCAAGGGAGCATCGTCGTGTgtggtattttctgtttcttacattCTTTCCTAGGCATCTGCTTTTGGCCACTGTCTTTACTGATTTATCCTCTTGAGTCAGGCTGCTGCCCACCCCTCACAAAGCCCACAGCCCTCCTGGTGAAAGGGAGGGGTACGGTGAAAGAAAAACGAAAAGTAGTTGTGTGATGTGGGACGAAGACAAGGTAAGGGGAAGGATGTGAGGGTCACAGGATCAAAAATGCGGATTCTGCCCAGAGATGTGGAGAATCGGAATGGAAACAGTTCACAGTCACCAGGGGACACTGGGCTAGATAGACCTTAGTCTGACGTAGTGCAGCCACTCTTATGTTTGTCCTTAcgtaggaaaaaaaccaaataggTGATAACTATGCCAGTGTACTCCAAGCGTGATAAAAGAGCCGTTGGCTTCTCCACCAGTGGAAAAGCTGGGCGTTCAAGTGTGGGAGGAAGGAATACAATGGGTATTTTGGTCAATTTGGCACTGCTCTTTCATGAGGAGTCATTGAGGGAACTCACAGGGGCAGGGATAGTCTTTTTTTAGTGCATGGGGGTCAGTCCTGCCTTCAGCTCCCTCTGTCCCTTCTGAATTGTCTGCGTGGTGGTCCTTTTTTCTCACCCGAGAAGATGGGCAGGGAGGCAAGAGGAGCCGACCTGCGTGGGAGCAGGTTAAGTGCCTccttggggaagggggaggaagtTCTTTTTTACTCCTACCCGAGCAATTGAAGATCATCAGAGAAATTATGGAAATTGTTGTTCTTTCCTGATATTTGTAGGACTGTTCCAATAAGTTCATTGTGATCCAGCTCTTAACGAGAGAAAGATGAATAGAAATACTTTGCATGCACATCGTATTCAAAGTAATGTGAGAACAACTGTTAGTATTTCTGACTTAAGTGCTTGATTTTGCAGCTTTCTCATTGTCATAGTAGTATTAAATATGCAATTTCCAAccttaaagagaaaatagaaaaggtaACTCACGTATAACTTGGTACCTGTTCTGGCACAGCCTACAGTGGTGGAACACAAGCATCTACCTGAGTGACTGACcatatggaaaatatatttatgttatACTGAACGTATTTATGGAGTAAAAAGGAAACGTTATGCACAGTATGGAAGTTTTATGTGGTCATTTTGTTCATATACCAAAGCAAGACACTCCCTCACCCTGGTTTGAAAAATTGTTCAGGTTTATAACTAGTTTGAAGCATCTTGATTGTAGCTGATATGGTGTGATTCAATGTGATTTGTTCAATGTGAACAGGGAAGAGAATGATTTTGTCACCCtcatcttccttctgtttctgctgtgcGAATCAAACAGCTGAGTGATGTGCCTTTGATCAGAGATGGCACGTAAAAATTTCAATCCCTGACACTTGTAGAAATGCATGAGCGCTCATGAAAATGGGTAGAGATGACAAGATTGAAGTTAGTGTTACAGCAAATGACTTTACATGTATGCCATAGATGTCAAGTGttatttacacagaaataaaaaaaaaataaattgcagtggAAAATGCTTAATGTAATGAATCATtgagttttaaattaaaaaagtatttatttttactaatgaTTAGAGAAGTACATTTTTCAcgttaaataaaaaaaaggagtttcaaGTGCTCTTTCCTTTATGTAGGTAAAGAGGGAAGTAGGTACTCTGAACCAAAGGCCTGccaaataaaagctttccagTAAATCTTTTAAGAATAGCTAGAGACTATTCTTAGAAGATATTTCAGGTGGTTTGAATTTTACTTGTGATTACCAGCTTGTGAATAGCTTATATTCCGAAAGCATTTTCCGTAATAAATGCAGAACCATCAAATTCTCTACTGCTTTTTCATGAGTAAGGTCATGCTATGATGAAAAACTGGTACTGCTTTCTGATACTGAAGTGCTAATATTTTCTTGATATTGGGCATCCTAAGAGCCCATCTGAAAGGCAAGGAACCacagtatattttaattaacataTAAGTATATTaattgtttgaaataaaaattgatttttgctattttttctttttgactgcaatgacattttaaatgtcaaagaGCCATTACAAGTGAAGGTTATAGTCAAAAGTGTTTAAGTGAAAATGGATGATTTGACATCTAGGAGCAACGGCCTCCTCTAGACTTCGTGCTTATTACAGGCTGTGTGTTTGACAGCACTGAGAGCATGCTGCTTTAAAACTTGCAGATTAGTTATGGAGCTTTTTTAGATTGTCttgtcattttttcttgttcatgtAGAGAATTGTGTCCACAAAGGGCTTTTCTTGTAATTGTTCTGTGTGATGGTGTTTCTAGTTCTTGTTCTAGAAGATCAGgattttggatttcttttggGGGAGCTTTCACATTTACTTTTCACAGAAGTCCTACAGATTCTTGTATGCACAAGATGAGTGGttaatgaggattttttttgaagatagAAATTTGAAGataacttgggggggggggaggagggaggatgaCACACCGTGACAGTGTATGTAAAGAATTGTATTTTACTATATATCTTTTGTTTGTAGATAGTTAATGCGTTTTGACAAACTCAGAGCAGTTTTGGGATACGTGAACAGTTATTCAGCTTGTATGCCTGAAATGTGGAGTTATCTGATTTTTAATCAGTTCAGTTTGGAGAAGTTCCACTTGGAACCACATCTTTTATGATCTGTAAGCCTGTAACATGGGGACTTCATAGAAAAGTTTGTCGTTTCTAGACAGTGGGTTCATTCTGAGGGAGTATTCTGGAGAGGTTGGATTTCCCTATTTGATAAAATCATATTAGAATATGTTTCAAtcactgctgcctgctctggagTTGTAGAGTCCCTCTCAATTCATCTCTGGTGAGGGACCTAGTTAACAACACCTATTGTATATTACAGGTGAAATAGCGTTTCATGTTGAAGGGTAAGTGGACCCTGCATTTGCATTCCCAGTCACTACTACTAAGGATGGATTTGTTCCCTCtaaaatccaaaagaaaactgttctcAGCCTGTCTTGTGTTAGCTGATTTCCTCGGTTGTCACTTCTAGTATGGATTATACTGCATTTTGTTGACattcttagtatttttttctatataaaattgATGTTTTGGGAAAGTTGAGAAATaacttggttgttttttctttctttaatggcATTTTACTTGAATTTTGGGTTCATAAAAGCTGTGAATGATGGTTGGGTTCAATGATGGACAAAGCGTAAACTTAGAGTTAGTACAGcttccttttgccttttgtgGTGATTTTTCAGTCCGCTTTTGCAGAGAGACTGGTTTGTAATGCTTGTGGTTAAATTAGTTACAGTTGTTCCATAGAACCTATTAAAGCTTTGTTTAACatataaatgaaaagatttgATAAATAGTGGagatgaggagaaagaagatgtttattctgtttcttaGAGTGATGCATCTTAAATGCCAGCAGGTGGTCTGTTCAAAACTAATAGTACTAGTTGCTTTTAGTAAGCCATTGTGCAAATCAAGGGCTCTGTTAATTCCCTGTCCTTATGGACACAAGTGATTAGTAGGAAATAGTGACTTTGGTGTTGTAGGATGTCATTACTGGAAACCCGTTACATGAAACTTtatatcaaatatttttattagccatttcatatgtgtatatataattaGAAAATTTAACATTCTGTGTAGATTCAACTCCTTTGCTGTAATAGAACTAATCTCCCCAGCATTACTTGGTTGGTTTACGTGGTTTTGGCAATTGTTACTAATGTATTCACACAGCTATAAATTTGGTTTTAAGTGAGTTGAGAAAtcatttaactttaaaatcaaGTTGGTTGATTTTAAACCCTTTTGCAATCTCATGTTTTGCAAATTCAGTATAATAGATTAGCATAAACACTAATGAGCATTCAAAATCATTTATTCCAGTTAAAATCCATTCTGAATGGGTTATaagcaaaacatattttaagcCTGCTTATTGTATGAAAATACTCTCACTGCTGTTCAGCAGAGCAGTTAGGTGTATGCATGTTAGTCATACAAGTACACAAAAATTCAGCTAGACTCTCTGGTTGAAAACATCGAGAAAACATATATTACAAATAGCATAAAGCATTCAATCTGTGTTTACGATGTTTAGCAGataatttattaaattcagGCATAAAATTGTCATTCAGCTTAAGTAAGCCAGAGATGGATGTCATTATGAGATTTACATACCATTAGCTCACATCAATTGATTAGCAGTCGAGCTCTGTGGTACAAGGCTAGTTAGATAGATACATTATTTGTGATGCCAGGAGGCTGCAGGTCAAGGAGGTTTACTGGCTGCATGctcatttcctttgcttttgtgatCACTTGATAAAATGAAGTGCATCACTGTGAACAATTGACCCTTTTGAACAATCCAGACTGGTCAGCAGTCTAAATCCACATTTTAAAGCCATCATTATAGCCTCAAACTTAAGAGTTTCCAGGGTGCAGACAAAGGTGTTGTCCTCCTTCAGTACCAGTCGTGTACCGTTTTCAGACTTTATGAAGTACTTGAATTGAATAATATTTGAAGATACTGAAAACTCCTCCGGAAATCCATCCAGCCTGCTTTTGGACACCAGTACaattctggattttatttttgcaatgaaaTCGGGAGCATTACAAAAGATTCTAAGTCCTTGAGAACGGTCGTGGCTGTCAGTGATTTCCAGGAAAGTAGTCTCTCGAGATGCTAGCTGTTCCTTCTCCCACCTCGATTTCACTGCGTCCGAGAGTACCTTAAGCTggaaaaaatctgcttcttGTGCCAAAAGTTGATTTTCTCGAAACCCTTCTGGTAGAAGAAGTTCTCCATTTCGTAGGAAGTTGAGAATGTGTCTGAAAAGCAGTCCATCTCTGTCTATGAAGTAATGACCATCTGCATCAAATGGGCACATTATTTTTCCGTTTATGATCCCTTCCAGAAAAGAGTCTGGATACTTGGTTAGTGTCTGTTTTTGTGTGATATATAGATAGCCACCAACATTCAGAGTAATCAGAGACGTTTTATAGTCCTTGTCTTGCTCAGAGCCTTCAGagttgctgtgtttttcttcgcattccttttctcttctgtttatttttctctccattatCAAAGCTAGGACAAAAAGCCAGCTATCTTGCTTTATTCTTCTCAGCttgcaaagagatttttttttgaaaaagcacCTTTATTCAGCTCCGGCACGATGTTGGAATGGAAATGCTGCTAGCATTGCTCCGACTGTCAGCTCGGGTTTGCAGTAGGTGGCGTATCAGCTGTGTATGCAGGGAGATATCAGGAATATGACTGTAAAGGAGAATTTGCATTTAACTGTATAAGGGAAGAAGTGTATAACAActgtttgtctctttctttcctttaagtCTAGGAAGTTTACATAGTTTGGGGGTTATTCACAGAAATGCATACTACTATTCTAAATGAcaccttatttttaatactttaagaTGTATACGTAGTACAGCTGGCCAAATCGTGTTTAGTACCTATGGTGTTAAACAGATAGCTTCATTTATGTTTcaaggattttaattttcacaaagtgtcttttcacatttttttggTACCGATTACAGTACCTGATGCATACAGCAGGACGACACTGAAAGGAAAGGTGTTGTGTCTGTGCAAGGGGGGTGTCGTCTGTGGAGCGTATGCGCATACATATTCCTCATTTATCGGACACGTGCGCAGTGGTACGATGTTTTCACAGAAGATACGCTGGAAGCGGTGCTGAGGGCTGGATGGTCTGACTGCTTTAAGTTTGTGGTGAAAGCTTCCATTTGCAGTCGATGGGAGTATCCGCACCAACACAAGAACTACAGCCTGATTCGGTGTcactttttgcctttctctgtgcCATAGACAAAAACTATTTTAGAGAGGGGGATTTACTCTTTATTTTGGTGATGTTTTTTAAGTCCCCAAAGCTATCTGGCATCAGTTTGTTCTTTCTCGATAGAAACAACTCAGCTGCCCTGCAGAACAAAGGGTTAGT
Coding sequences:
- the KCTD4 gene encoding BTB/POZ domain-containing protein KCTD4, which translates into the protein MERKINRREKECEEKHSNSEGSEQDKDYKTSLITLNVGGYLYITQKQTLTKYPDSFLEGIINGKIMCPFDADGHYFIDRDGLLFRHILNFLRNGELLLPEGFRENQLLAQEADFFQLKVLSDAVKSRWEKEQLASRETTFLEITDSHDRSQGLRIFCNAPDFIAKIKSRIVLVSKSRLDGFPEEFSVSSNIIQFKYFIKSENGTRLVLKEDNTFVCTLETLKFEAIMMALKCGFRLLTSLDCSKGSIVHSDALHFIK